One window of Methanobrevibacter olleyae genomic DNA carries:
- a CDS encoding BRO family protein: MDGNDIKLFNDKQIRTKWDQDINDYYFSIIDVIEVLTESSNPSRYWSELKKKISEEQGQPFENIERLKLPAKDGKMRLTDVANTKQLLRIIQSVPSPNAEPFKQWLAQVGSERLDEIANPELAIERSIETYRKKGYSEEWITQRIRSIETRKDLTAEWKRSGVKEGKEYAILTNEISKAWSGKSVKEYKEYKGLKKEGLRDNMTNIELILNMLAEASTTEISKTENPEGFKESKNVAIRGGNIAGNARHELEENTGRKVVNKSNAKDKKLLGK; the protein is encoded by the coding sequence ATGGATGGAAATGATATAAAATTATTTAATGATAAACAAATTAGGACTAAATGGGATCAAGATATAAATGATTATTATTTTTCAATAATAGATGTTATTGAAGTTCTTACAGAAAGTAGTAATCCAAGTAGGTATTGGTCAGAATTAAAAAAGAAAATTTCTGAAGAACAAGGTCAACCTTTCGAAAATATCGAAAGGTTGAAACTTCCTGCTAAAGATGGTAAAATGCGTTTAACAGATGTAGCAAACACTAAACAACTATTGCGTATAATACAGTCTGTTCCATCACCAAATGCAGAACCATTTAAACAATGGTTAGCTCAAGTGGGTAGTGAAAGACTTGATGAAATTGCAAACCCTGAACTTGCTATTGAAAGATCTATAGAAACTTATCGTAAAAAAGGTTATAGTGAAGAATGGATTACTCAAAGAATAAGAAGTATTGAAACTCGTAAAGATTTAACTGCTGAATGGAAAAGAAGTGGAGTTAAAGAGGGTAAAGAATATGCAATTCTTACTAATGAGATTAGCAAGGCATGGTCTGGAAAATCAGTGAAAGAATATAAAGAGTATAAAGGTCTTAAAAAAGAAGGTCTTAGGGATAATATGACTAATATTGAATTGATATTGAACATGTTGGCTGAGGCTTCTACTACTGAGATTAGTAAGACTGAGAATCCTGAAGGGTTTAAAGAGAGTAAAAATGTAGCTATTCGTGGGGGTAATATTGCTGGTAATGCTCGTCATGAGTTGGAGGAAAATACTGGTAGGAAAGTAGTTAATAAGAGTAATGCTAAGGATAAAAAATTATTAGGAAAATAA